The proteins below come from a single Perca flavescens isolate YP-PL-M2 chromosome 8, PFLA_1.0, whole genome shotgun sequence genomic window:
- the pamr1b gene encoding inactive serine protease PAMR1 → MLSAGRGLQLRQTHGGTHTAPWTSTFIGWFLFISLFIYLPQVTAWPYDYRYLYNHCPGPDWNVMCRGCCEYDVIRCKCPLQGTPVGYAVPCCRNAINECDPCIIHPGCSIFENCKRCNNGTWGPRDDFFITGKYCAECRPGWSGGDCMKCGGVIRKQQGHLVLESYPNNARCEWTIQVDRPFTIELRFMMMSLEFHHSCRYDYVEVRDGDSINSRVIARFCGNNRPAPVQSSGNSLHILFVSDGYKNFDGFFAIFQESSACSSSPCLHDGTCILDSYTYHCACLAGYTGQRCENVVGCRRPPVPTHGSTEGLFHHSGARITFRCDPGFELRGFRTAICLSDGTWSAPAPECVPVERVCTLPPKPTHGDHFLVYGPNDVLIALQYLCYQPYELSGSSQRACLPNNTWSGTPPVCTQVNNTLTEAEKDKGKAKETEKGKETDSDKDISKTKAKGQENATGGNESVGGSDMNTGHENTTAVDRENKHTGTIPEKTVSEGRNEGELEERNTGSEKPTGGSKDKVDREGPDNSLNTVEQKKPDVGKPPERKDTNLETEKTDITGVVVKKEKGQEGKERKEEQVNGKRDPDKFGPNDTKMRTVIAEGENTVEIFELEMTKNNTIIRDTKDTKKENSTISSLEPGRKILPTRVNITQYTMYRAGGEEKPTIKEDKTEKDSAEKTMEMLEKEREEKEKEKEREVNQSFTEKSCPPLSRLYHGYYQLVSGAEPETVEFFCNHSYALSGDARRTCHPNGTWSGKQPLCVRACREPKVSELVRQRVLPPQVPSRKTPVHKLYSSGVGRLLQSDGPTKGPPVLSQLPQGFHHLYSHIEYECASPFYHHSGSSHRTCLKTGKWSGRHVSCSPVCGKYPTFDPERPAEAHWPWLAAIYRRSTNGAETKVTKADSQAGSPKGDVGAGTSSHNAASDWQLVCSGALVNQKRVVVAAHCVTELGKLYPLDAAKIKVVVGKQYRDDHRESKGLQHLRVASIAVHPNYDPHILDSDIAVVKLLDKARIGEKVLPLCLSDSQGEEVSSGKGLVTGWSPLPDSSLGLDEKARVGLVHLADVVPCEQQYARSGVPVSVTDNMLCASQKPDYEPSNICPSDTGGILVLPAFSENQASNNQKPSLSFPQVQGESKGLWRLLGLVSFGYDQGECDPDLYTVYTRLANFKDWIESNMK, encoded by the exons ATTACAGGTATTTATACAACCACTGCCCGGGCCCAGACTGGAACGTCATGTGCAGAGGCTGCTGCGAGTATGATGTGATCCGCTGTAAATGCCCCCTACAGGGGACTCCAGTGGGCTACGCGGTGCCCTGCTGCCGCAACGCCATAAATGAGTGTGACCCCTGCATCATCCATCCAG GTTGCAGTATATTTGAGAACTGTAAGCGCTGTAACAATGGGACATGGGGCCCCAGGGATGACTTCTTCATTACTGGCAAATACTGCGCTGAGTGTCGGCCTGGCTGGTCTGGGGGAGATTGCATGA AGTGTGGGGGAGTGATCCGTAAACAGCAGGGCCACTTGGTGCTAGAGAGCTACCCCAACAATGCTCGGTGTGAGTGGACCATCCAGGTGGACCGTCCCTTTACCATAGAGCTCAG GTTCATGATGATGAGTCTGGAGTTTCACCATTCTTGTCGTTATGACTACGTGGAGGTCCGAGATGGTGATAGCATCAACTCGCGTGTTATTGCTCGATTCTGTGGGAACAACAGACCTGCACCGGTTCAAAGCTCTGGCAACAGTTTGCACATACTCTTTGTGTCTGACGGTTACAAGAATTTTGATGGATTCTTTGCCATTTTCCAGGAGAGCTCAG CTTGCAGCTCTTCTCCTTGCCTGCATGATGGGACTTGTATCCTGGACAGTTACACTTACCACTGTGCCTGTCTGGCTGGCTACACAGGCCAGAGGTGTGAAAATG TGGTGGGATGCCGCAGGCCTCCAGTGCCCACCCATGGATCCACAGAGGGTTTATTTCATCACTCAGGGGCACGCATCACTTTCCGTTGTGACCCTGGCTTTGAGCTGCGGGGGTTTCGTACCGCCATCTGCCTGAGTGACGGCACCTGGAGTGCGCCTGCCCCAGAGTGTG TGCCAGTGGAAAGAGTCTGTACTTTACCACCCAAGCCAACACACGGAGACCACTTCCTGGTTTACGGACCCAACGATGTCCTCATTGCTCTACAGTACCTGTGCTACCAGCCCTATGAACTCAGTGGGAGCTCCCAGAGAGCCTGCCTCCCTAACAACACCTGGAGTGGGACTCCTCCTGTTTGCACCCAAG TGAATAACACTCTCACTGAAGCGGAAAAGGACAAAGGCAAAgccaaagagacagaaaaaggcaAAGAAACAGATAGTGACAAAGATATCAGCAAAACTAAAGCGAAGGGTCAAGAGAACGCAACTGGAGGAAACGAAAGTGTTGGAGGGAGCGATATGAACACTGGGCACGAGAACACAACAGCAGTTGacagagaaaataaacacaCTGGTACCATTCCAGAGAAGACTGTGtctgagggtaggaatgaaggAGAGCTAGAGGAAAGAAATACTGGGTCAGAGAAACCCACTGGAGGCAGCAAAGATAAAGTGGATCGTGAAGGCCCAGACAACAGCCTGAATACGGTTGAACAGAAAAAACCTGACGTAGGAAAGCCACCTGagagaaaagacacaaactTGGAGACAGAAAAGACAGATATAACAGGAGTAgttgtgaaaaaagaaaaagggcaagaagggaaggaaagaaaagaggagcAGGTGAATGGAAAAAGAGATCCTGACAAATTCGGCCCTAATGATACCAAGATGAGAACGGTCATAGCTGAGGGGGAAAACACAGTGGAGATATTTGAACTGGAAATGACAAAGAACAACACAATTATACGCGACACAAaggacacaaagaaagaaaatagtacCATAAGTTCTCTAGAGCCGGGGAGGAAAATCCTTCCCACTAGAGTCAACATTACACAGTACACCATGTACAGAGCGGGAGGTGAGGAAAAACCAACAATTAAAGAGGATAAGACAGAGAAGGATTCTGCTGAGAAAACAATGGAGATGCtggaaaaggagagggaggagaaagaaaaagaaaaggagagagaagtcAACCAAAGCTTTACCG AAAAAAGCTGCCCACCTCTCTCTCGCCTCTACCATGGCTACTACCAGCTGGTGTCTGGGGCCGAGCCTGAAACAGTGGAGTTCTTCTGCAACCACTCCTACGCTCTCAGTGGCGACGCTCGACGTACCTGCCACCCGAATGGTACATGGAGTGGAAAACAACCCCTCTGTGTCAGAG CATGTCGGGAGCCCAAAGTGTCAGAGCTGGTTAGGCAAAGAGTTTTGCCACCTCAGGTGCCATCCAG AAAGACACCTGTGCACAAGCTCTACTCTTCTGGGGTGGGCCGACTGCTCCAGTCTGACGGCCCCACCAAAGGGCCTCCAGTGCTTTCCCAGTTGCCCCAGGGCTTCCACCACCTTTACTCACATATAGAGTATGAGTGTGCCTCTCCCTTCTATCACCACTCTGGCAGTTCTCACCGCACTTGCTTGAAGACTGGGAAATGGAGCGGGCGTCATGTGTCCTGTTCGCCAG TGTGTGGGAAGTATCCGACCTTTGACCCAGAGAGGCCGGCAGAGGCTCACTGGCCTTGGCTGGCAGCCATCTACCGCCGCTCCACCAACGGAGCTGAGACCAAGGTGACCAAGGCAGACAGCCAGGCAGGGTCCCCGAAGGGGGACGTTGGAGCAGGAACTAGCAGCCACAATGCGGCTTCTGACTGGCAGCTGGTGTGCAGTGGGGCTCTGGTGAACCAAAAGAGGGTGGTGGTTGCAGCCCACTGCGTGACAGAGCTGGGGAAGTTGTATCCTCTGGATGCAGCCAAGATCAAGGTGGTGGTAGGGAAGCAGTACCGTGACGACCACAGGGAAAGTAAAGGTCTTCAACACCTGAGG GTGGCCTCTATTGCTGTTCATCCAAACTACGACCCCCATATTCTCGACTCTGACATTGCTGTGGTTAAGTTACTGGACAAAGCAAGGATCGGGGAGAAGGTACTGCCCCTCTGCCTCTCAGACAGCCAGGGAGAAGAGGTGAGCTCTGGGAAGGGGCTTGTGACGGGCTGGtctccactgccagattcaaGTTTAGGCCTGGATGAGAAGGCAAGGGTTGGACTCGTTCACCTCGCCGATGTCGTCCCCTGTGAGCAGCAGTATGCTCGTAGCGGCGTGCCCGTCAGCGTCACGGACAATATGCTCTGTGCCAGCCAGAAGCCTGACTATGAACCCTCTAACATATGTCCCTCTGACACGGGGGGAATCCTTGTCCTCCCCGCCTTCTCTGAGAACCAGGCCAGTAACAACCAGAAGCCCTCTCTCAGCTTCCCACAGGTGCAGGGGGAGAGCAAAGGGCTGTGGAGACTCCTGGGACTGGTGAGCTTTGGCTATGACCAAGGGGAGTGCGATCCTGACCTCTACACAGTCTACACACGTTTAGCCAACTTCAAAGACTGGATAGAGAgcaatatgaaataa